A genomic region of Azoarcus sp. KH32C contains the following coding sequences:
- a CDS encoding cytochrome d ubiquinol oxidase subunit II, whose amino-acid sequence MPDLAQPAGWLPLAFLVVMGLAILVYVVLDGYDLGLGILLGLADEQDRDIMVASIGPFWDANETWLVLGIGVLLTAFPLAHGVIMGALYLPVAAMLLGLILRGVSFDFRVKAQAQQKPWWNRAFCAGSLIAALSQGYMLGLLVVGFERTPANMLFAAFIGLALASGYCLLGAGWLVIKTEGALQLRAVRWAKRALWLTAFGIAAVSVATPLMSRAIFERWFDIPQVFLLAPIPLITAGLFVFAAIALRRLPAQLAQGREGWAWTPFGAAVAIFVLAFHGLAYSLFPWIVPQRMDLWQAAAAPESLTFILVGVAVVLPLIIAYTIFAYRVFRGKATHLHYG is encoded by the coding sequence ATGCCTGACCTCGCGCAACCGGCCGGCTGGCTGCCGCTGGCGTTCCTGGTGGTGATGGGGCTCGCGATCCTGGTCTACGTCGTCCTCGACGGTTACGACCTCGGCCTGGGCATCCTGCTGGGCCTTGCCGACGAGCAGGACCGCGACATCATGGTCGCCTCGATCGGCCCGTTCTGGGATGCCAACGAGACCTGGCTGGTGCTCGGCATCGGGGTGCTGCTCACCGCATTCCCACTCGCCCACGGCGTCATCATGGGCGCGCTGTACCTCCCCGTGGCGGCGATGCTTTTGGGCCTCATCCTGCGCGGCGTGTCCTTCGACTTTCGCGTCAAGGCCCAGGCGCAGCAAAAGCCGTGGTGGAACCGCGCCTTCTGCGCCGGTTCGCTGATCGCGGCGTTATCGCAAGGCTATATGCTCGGGCTTCTGGTGGTCGGCTTCGAACGCACGCCGGCCAACATGCTCTTCGCGGCCTTCATCGGCCTCGCACTCGCGTCCGGCTACTGCCTGCTCGGCGCGGGCTGGCTGGTGATCAAGACCGAAGGCGCCCTGCAATTGCGCGCCGTTCGCTGGGCGAAGCGCGCGCTGTGGCTGACGGCCTTCGGCATCGCGGCCGTTTCGGTTGCGACGCCGCTGATGAGCCGCGCGATCTTCGAAAGGTGGTTCGACATCCCGCAAGTCTTCCTCCTCGCGCCGATCCCGCTGATCACCGCCGGCCTCTTCGTATTCGCCGCGATCGCGCTGCGCCGCCTGCCGGCCCAGCTCGCGCAGGGCAGAGAAGGTTGGGCGTGGACGCCCTTCGGCGCCGCGGTCGCGATCTTCGTGCTGGCCTTCCACGGTCTTGCCTACAGCCTCTTCCCCTGGATCGTCCCCCAGCGCATGGACTTGTGGCAGGCAGCGGCAGCGCCGGAATCGCTGACCTTCATCCTGGTCGGCGTCGCCGTCGTGCTGCCGCTAATCATCGCCTATACGATCTTTGCGTACCGCGTGTTCCGGGGCAAGGCGACCCATCTGCACTATGGTTGA
- a CDS encoding cytochrome ubiquinol oxidase subunit I, whose protein sequence is MDALGAVTLARLQFAANITFHILFPAITIGLAWVLLYFKLQYNRGGGSAWMDAYRLWVKVFALTFAIGIVTGVTMSFQFGTNWPGYMETVGNIAGPLLAYEVLTAFFLEASFLGIMLFGADRVSQRVHTLATFLVAVGTTISAFWILALNSWMQTPAGYEMIDGRAHATSWLAVLFNPSFPYRFTHMLMASGLTIAFLIAGISAWRWRRGDRRDDVMVTLGTGVRLAAVLIPLQIFVGDLHGQNTYHHQPAKLAAMEAIWETQRGAPAVLFALPDSELQDNRMEVSIPRLASLYLGHSLDAEVRGLKDFPGNHPPVAPVFWAFRTMVGVGLLMLAVSWTAWWQLRRRGQPGAGVLRALVAMTFSGWVALVAGWFVSEIGRQPWLVQGLLSTAQAASATPAPRIALTLTMYLVLYAVLLVAFISVLFHLAGKAGDVPPAKDAIPVATPSVMGVDVLADEEDSDQPELTDHA, encoded by the coding sequence ATGGACGCTCTCGGCGCGGTGACATTGGCTCGCTTGCAGTTTGCAGCCAACATCACTTTCCATATCCTGTTCCCCGCGATCACCATCGGTCTCGCGTGGGTGCTGTTGTATTTCAAGCTGCAGTACAACCGCGGCGGAGGCAGCGCCTGGATGGACGCCTACCGCCTGTGGGTCAAGGTCTTCGCGCTGACCTTTGCGATCGGCATCGTCACCGGCGTGACGATGAGCTTCCAGTTCGGCACCAATTGGCCGGGCTACATGGAAACGGTCGGCAACATCGCCGGTCCCTTGCTCGCGTACGAAGTGCTCACCGCCTTCTTCCTGGAGGCGAGCTTCCTTGGAATCATGTTGTTCGGAGCCGATCGGGTGAGCCAGCGTGTCCACACGCTCGCCACCTTCCTGGTCGCCGTCGGAACGACGATTTCGGCGTTCTGGATTCTCGCGCTGAATTCCTGGATGCAGACCCCGGCGGGCTACGAGATGATCGACGGCCGGGCGCACGCGACGAGCTGGCTGGCGGTCCTCTTCAATCCCTCCTTCCCCTACCGTTTCACGCACATGCTGATGGCGTCGGGCCTGACCATCGCCTTCCTGATCGCCGGCATCTCGGCGTGGCGATGGCGCCGCGGGGACCGGCGTGACGACGTGATGGTCACGCTCGGCACCGGCGTACGCCTTGCAGCCGTGCTGATTCCCTTGCAGATCTTCGTCGGCGACTTGCATGGCCAGAACACCTACCATCACCAGCCCGCCAAGCTCGCCGCGATGGAAGCGATCTGGGAGACGCAGCGCGGCGCCCCGGCCGTGCTCTTCGCATTGCCCGACAGCGAGCTCCAGGACAACCGGATGGAGGTGTCGATTCCGCGCCTCGCGTCGCTGTATCTCGGCCACTCGCTCGACGCGGAGGTCCGCGGCCTCAAGGATTTCCCCGGCAATCATCCGCCCGTGGCGCCGGTGTTCTGGGCCTTTCGCACGATGGTCGGGGTCGGGCTGTTGATGCTGGCCGTGTCGTGGACGGCGTGGTGGCAGTTGCGGCGTCGCGGTCAGCCCGGCGCAGGCGTCCTGCGCGCCCTGGTCGCGATGACGTTCTCGGGCTGGGTTGCGCTCGTTGCGGGCTGGTTCGTCAGCGAAATCGGCCGCCAGCCCTGGCTCGTGCAAGGGCTCCTGTCGACTGCTCAGGCAGCGTCCGCCACGCCCGCGCCGCGCATCGCGCTCACGCTGACGATGTACCTCGTCCTCTATGCCGTGCTGCTCGTCGCCTTCATCTCCGTGCTTTTCCACCTCGCCGGCAAGGCCGGGGACGTGCCGCCGGCGAAGGATGCGATCCCCGTCGCGACGCCTTCCGTCATGGGCGTCGACGTGCTCGCGGACGAGGAAGACAGCGATCAGCCGGAGCTCACCGACCATGCCTGA
- a CDS encoding DUF1328 domain-containing protein codes for MIKWAIIFFVISLIAGLFGFTNISAGAAGISKVLFVIALVIFLIVLIFGVGLGVLAF; via the coding sequence ATGATCAAGTGGGCCATCATCTTCTTCGTCATCTCCCTGATCGCCGGGCTGTTCGGCTTTACCAACATTTCTGCCGGCGCGGCAGGCATTTCCAAGGTTCTTTTCGTCATTGCCCTCGTGATCTTCCTGATTGTGCTGATCTTCGGCGTCGGACTCGGCGTGCTGGCCTTCTAA
- a CDS encoding trypsin-like peptidase domain-containing protein, translating to MHAPPPSGRTTGFLARILLLLFLLTAIVACSSTDEAPDFGALMRAQGPAVVNIISLRSVAIPDEGLLSEGQGDNEEMSAHPQFPSVDELGSGIIIHPDGLILTNAHLVAEATSVTVRLADGKREFPARLLGADPESDIAVLHIEAHDLPVAKLGSSKSLAPGEWVAAIGSPFGFTNTITAGIVGATGRNLSDGAHTPFIQSDVAVNPGSSGGPLINRHGEVVGINSMIFSPSGGYLGLSFAIPIELALDVAHRLERDGQVRRGRLGITVQALSPSLARAFGVRGDGSIVNKVDPDGPAASAGLRAGDVIVGYSGKVDGAEELMERVAASEPGTHQTVTLWREGALQQIVVTVGEYRSRVRFPSLAGQPVAKAANDEPELVLSDLPPELCRHIGIEFGLRVDRAPPADGGDAIRYGDIIVMVGHQGFADRREFQNLLGASAGGYAPLLVRRGMSAVYVAIKVPERPREAG from the coding sequence ATGCATGCCCCACCCCCTTCCGGCCGTACGACCGGCTTCCTCGCCAGAATCCTCCTCCTTCTCTTCCTGTTGACCGCCATCGTGGCCTGCTCTTCGACCGATGAAGCGCCGGACTTCGGTGCGCTGATGAGGGCGCAGGGGCCGGCCGTGGTCAATATCATCAGCCTGCGCTCGGTCGCGATCCCGGACGAAGGCCTTCTCTCCGAAGGCCAGGGCGACAATGAAGAGATGTCGGCGCACCCGCAGTTCCCGTCCGTCGACGAGCTCGGTTCCGGGATCATCATCCATCCCGACGGACTGATCCTGACCAACGCGCACCTCGTCGCCGAAGCCACCTCCGTCACCGTGCGGCTTGCGGACGGCAAGCGCGAATTCCCCGCGCGGCTGCTCGGCGCCGACCCGGAGAGCGACATTGCCGTGCTGCACATCGAGGCCCACGACCTGCCCGTGGCGAAGCTCGGCAGCTCCAAATCGCTCGCGCCCGGCGAATGGGTCGCGGCGATCGGTTCGCCCTTCGGTTTCACCAACACGATCACGGCCGGCATCGTCGGTGCCACCGGCCGCAACCTTTCCGACGGCGCACACACGCCCTTCATCCAGAGCGATGTCGCGGTCAATCCCGGCAGCTCGGGCGGCCCACTGATCAACCGGCACGGCGAGGTCGTGGGCATCAATTCGATGATCTTCAGCCCCAGCGGCGGGTATCTCGGCCTGTCGTTCGCGATCCCGATCGAACTCGCGCTCGACGTCGCGCATCGTCTGGAGCGCGACGGACAGGTCCGCCGCGGGCGCCTGGGGATCACGGTCCAGGCGCTCAGCCCCAGTCTGGCGCGCGCCTTCGGCGTCCGCGGGGACGGAAGTATCGTCAACAAGGTCGATCCCGACGGTCCGGCGGCGAGTGCAGGACTGCGTGCGGGAGACGTGATCGTCGGCTACAGCGGCAAGGTCGACGGTGCCGAGGAGCTGATGGAGCGCGTCGCCGCGTCCGAACCCGGGACGCACCAGACGGTCACATTATGGCGCGAGGGAGCGTTGCAGCAGATTGTCGTTACGGTGGGCGAATACCGCTCCCGCGTGCGCTTCCCGTCACTTGCCGGCCAGCCCGTTGCCAAGGCGGCGAACGACGAGCCCGAACTCGTGCTCAGCGATCTGCCACCCGAACTGTGCCGTCACATCGGGATCGAGTTCGGATTGCGGGTCGACCGCGCGCCGCCCGCCGATGGCGGCGATGCGATCCGTTATGGGGACATCATCGTGATGGTCGGTCATCAGGGCTTTGCCGATCGCCGGGAATTCCAGAATCTGCTCGGCGCGTCGGCGGGCGGATACGCGCCGCTGCTCGTGCGGCGGGGCATGTCCGCGGTGTATGTGGCGATCAAGGTTCCGGAGCGGCCGCGGGAGGCCGGTTGA